A genome region from Hydrogenoanaerobacterium saccharovorans includes the following:
- a CDS encoding CCA tRNA nucleotidyltransferase, with amino-acid sequence MIKIPDYVTAVLTCLQNNGFEAYVVGGCVRDSLMGITPHDWDVTTSALPHETMAALQQYTLIETGLKHGTVAAVVNRHPVEITTFRIDGAYTDNRHPDEVCFTRNLKEDLSRRDFTVNALAYNPQSGLVDYFDGLSDIKNKVIRCVGEPDKRFGEDALRILRSLRFASALGFCIEEQTAQSLVNNRFLLRHIAAERIAAELCKLLCGKQALNILLDFSSVITEIIPELKASIGFEQRNPYHIYTVYEHIARSVDAIPPTIPLRLAMLLHDIAKPACYTEDADGRRHFYSHQKVGTEMARVILNRLRIDTHTISQVCTLVKYHDMDLEPSEKCVTRQLNRFGEEVFRELLLVKRADNAAQSEYAQSHTKMLDELELVLEKVLEQGKCFSLKSLAINGSDLIAAGVPQGVQIGETLRHLLALVMDGECENKKDELLARIPYKDTLD; translated from the coding sequence ATGATAAAAATCCCCGATTATGTTACCGCTGTATTGACTTGCTTGCAAAACAACGGGTTTGAGGCATATGTGGTAGGCGGCTGCGTACGCGACAGCCTGATGGGCATAACACCCCACGACTGGGATGTAACCACTTCGGCACTGCCGCACGAGACAATGGCGGCACTGCAGCAGTATACTCTCATTGAAACAGGGTTAAAGCACGGCACAGTAGCCGCTGTGGTAAATCGTCACCCCGTAGAAATAACTACTTTTCGCATAGACGGCGCATATACGGACAACCGCCATCCCGATGAAGTTTGCTTTACACGAAACCTAAAAGAGGATTTAAGTCGCCGTGACTTTACTGTAAATGCACTTGCTTATAACCCTCAAAGCGGATTAGTGGATTATTTTGATGGACTAAGTGATATTAAAAATAAGGTGATACGCTGTGTAGGCGAACCGGACAAGCGCTTTGGGGAAGATGCTTTGCGAATTTTGCGCTCGCTGAGGTTTGCGTCGGCCCTGGGGTTTTGCATTGAAGAACAAACCGCGCAAAGCCTTGTAAACAATCGTTTTTTGCTGCGGCATATTGCGGCAGAACGTATCGCTGCAGAATTATGCAAGCTGTTGTGCGGTAAACAAGCGCTAAATATATTATTGGATTTTTCTTCTGTTATTACGGAAATTATACCCGAACTAAAAGCCTCAATTGGCTTTGAACAACGCAACCCCTATCATATTTATACGGTGTACGAACACATTGCGCGCAGCGTCGATGCGATTCCCCCAACAATACCGCTTCGCCTTGCCATGCTGCTGCACGATATTGCCAAGCCCGCCTGCTATACAGAAGATGCAGACGGAAGACGGCATTTTTACTCTCACCAAAAAGTCGGCACCGAAATGGCACGTGTAATCCTCAACCGTTTGAGAATAGACACTCACACAATTTCTCAGGTATGCACTTTGGTCAAATACCACGATATGGATTTGGAACCCAGTGAAAAATGTGTGACGCGCCAGTTGAATCGGTTTGGCGAAGAAGTGTTTCGCGAACTGCTGCTGGTAAAGCGCGCGGATAATGCCGCGCAAAGTGAATATGCACAAAGCCATACCAAAATGCTGGATGAGCTTGAACTTGTTCTTGAAAAAGTATTGGAGCAAGGGAAATGTTTTTCGCTGAAAAGCCTTGCAATAAATGGCAGCGATTTGATTGCAGCGGGTGTACCGCAAGGGGTACAGATTGGCGAAACCCTGAGACATCTGTTAGCACTGGTAATGGACGGCGAATGTGAAAATAAGAAAGACGAACTGCTCGCCAGAATACCCTATAAAGATACATTAGACTAA